The following are encoded in a window of Staphylospora marina genomic DNA:
- a CDS encoding DUF1572 family protein, translating into MLENLVLSSVNREFAKLKKLGDQAIGRLTVDELNRIPADGSNSVALIIKHLRGNMVSRWTDFLVSDGEKPDRDRDAEFEGGYGTKEEALAAWEEGWRVLFGALATLTPGDLLRTVTIRGEPHSVIDAIHRQLAHYAYHVGQIVLLAKWMKGTKWESLSIPKGQSEEHNREMWNKHVKNNGKGQN; encoded by the coding sequence ATGCTCGAAAACCTCGTATTGTCTTCCGTCAACCGTGAATTCGCAAAGCTGAAAAAGTTGGGAGATCAAGCCATCGGGAGATTGACCGTGGACGAATTGAACCGGATTCCCGCCGACGGTTCGAACAGTGTCGCCTTGATCATCAAGCATCTGCGGGGCAACATGGTGTCCCGGTGGACGGATTTTCTTGTCAGTGACGGAGAAAAGCCGGACAGGGACCGGGATGCCGAGTTTGAAGGAGGGTACGGGACCAAGGAGGAAGCGTTGGCCGCCTGGGAGGAAGGTTGGAGGGTGTTGTTCGGAGCGCTCGCGACTTTGACGCCGGGCGATTTGCTTCGTACGGTGACCATCCGCGGGGAGCCGCATTCGGTGATCGACGCGATTCATCGCCAATTGGCGCACTATGCGTATCATGTCGGACAAATCGTGTTGCTTGCCAAATGGATGAAAGGGACGAAGTGGGAAAGTCTCAGCATCCCCAAGGGACAATCCGAAGAACATAACCGGGAGATGTGGAACAAACACGTGAAGAACAACGGAAAGGGTCAGAATTGA
- a CDS encoding metal ABC transporter permease — MSEFWIILTGALVASACGFLGCFLILRRMAMLGDAISHAVLPGIVIAFLLSGTRDSLPMLLGASLFGLLCTIAIQTLKNTGVQSDAAISVSFTSLFAIGVILVSIYTRQVDLDLDCVLYGEIAYVPWETVSLGGIELGPKAVWATGIALILSLVTTMVFWKQFKLCTFDPAMAAAVGIPVTLFHYLLMGLVSVTTVASFESVGAILVVAMLIVPAATAYLLTDRLSTMLMLSMTVGTVSSVAGYYLAKWLDASIAGCITVAAGLLFLTAFLFSPGHGIVTRRWIRRRLKLELANDSQRT; from the coding sequence GTGAGCGAATTCTGGATCATCCTGACGGGAGCTTTGGTGGCCTCAGCCTGCGGCTTTCTGGGATGTTTTCTCATCCTTCGCCGCATGGCGATGCTGGGGGACGCGATCAGCCATGCCGTCCTCCCGGGCATCGTGATCGCTTTTCTGCTGAGCGGAACCCGGGATTCCCTTCCGATGCTTCTGGGAGCGTCCTTGTTCGGGCTGCTGTGCACGATCGCCATCCAAACTTTGAAAAACACCGGTGTCCAATCGGACGCGGCGATCAGCGTCTCGTTCACCTCGCTGTTCGCCATCGGCGTCATTCTCGTTTCCATCTACACGCGACAAGTCGATTTGGATCTCGATTGCGTGTTGTATGGCGAAATCGCCTATGTCCCTTGGGAAACGGTCTCTCTCGGGGGAATCGAGCTGGGCCCCAAGGCGGTCTGGGCAACCGGAATCGCCTTGATCCTGAGTCTGGTCACCACCATGGTGTTTTGGAAACAGTTCAAACTCTGTACGTTCGATCCGGCGATGGCGGCGGCCGTCGGCATTCCCGTCACCCTGTTCCACTATCTGTTGATGGGACTCGTTTCGGTCACCACGGTCGCATCCTTTGAAAGCGTCGGAGCCATTCTGGTCGTCGCCATGCTGATCGTACCGGCCGCCACCGCTTATCTCCTGACGGACCGACTGTCCACCATGTTGATGCTCAGCATGACGGTGGGCACCGTCAGCAGTGTGGCCGGCTACTACCTTGCCAAATGGCTGGACGCATCCATCGCCGGCTGCATCACCGTGGCCGCGGGCCTTCTCTTTCTGACGGCTTTCCTGTTCTCCCCGGGTCACGGGATCGTGACCCGCCGGTGGATCCGTCGTCGCCTGAAACTGGAGCTGGCAAACGACTCTCAACGAACGTGA
- a CDS encoding iron chelate uptake ABC transporter family permease subunit yields the protein MSLSHWWILPGDPNAWWVLSGTTLLGLTGGVLGSFAFLRKRGLMGDVLAHAALPGICLAFMLTGSKHPLWFLLGAAVTGLAASLVITGITRFSRIKEDAALGLVLSVFFGIGIVLLTHIQHSDHGNQSGLDSFLFGQAASMVESDVRLMGGVAVLLLVLSLLFFKELKLLCFDASFGRSLGFPMGRIDFLLMMFLVVAVVIGLQAAGIVLMAALLITPAAAARFWTERLNRMIIISAIIGAASGMIGTAISAAGYNLSTGPLIVLSATAMFAVSMVFAPRRGLLAKWIRLLETRRRVARERILSGLYDLLEQKRAETVGAAELEAVFPSFRRDLSVMKRLEKEGVLQLCRSGARISEIGLTPKGWDEARDTVLRLRMLDVWLMHEHELDQVLPDREREEAEIPESIRPKLMELIKRHNLDPSWHPRLHEGGSAS from the coding sequence ATGAGCCTGTCTCACTGGTGGATCCTGCCCGGGGATCCCAACGCATGGTGGGTCCTCTCCGGCACCACCCTCCTGGGACTCACCGGCGGCGTGTTGGGAAGCTTCGCTTTTTTGCGCAAACGGGGGCTGATGGGGGATGTTTTGGCCCACGCGGCGCTGCCCGGCATCTGTCTGGCATTCATGTTGACCGGTTCGAAACATCCGCTGTGGTTTCTGTTGGGAGCCGCCGTCACCGGTCTGGCCGCTTCCTTGGTGATCACCGGAATCACCCGGTTTTCGCGCATCAAGGAAGATGCGGCGTTGGGCCTTGTGCTGAGCGTCTTCTTCGGAATCGGGATCGTGCTGCTCACCCACATTCAGCACAGTGACCACGGCAACCAGAGCGGCCTTGACAGTTTCCTGTTCGGGCAGGCGGCATCGATGGTGGAAAGCGACGTCCGGTTGATGGGAGGTGTCGCGGTCCTTTTGCTCGTTTTGTCTCTCCTGTTTTTCAAGGAGCTGAAGCTGCTTTGCTTTGATGCCTCCTTCGGAAGAAGCCTCGGATTTCCCATGGGGCGGATCGACTTTCTGCTCATGATGTTTCTGGTCGTTGCGGTGGTGATCGGTCTGCAGGCGGCCGGAATCGTCCTGATGGCAGCCCTTCTCATCACGCCTGCCGCCGCTGCCCGGTTCTGGACGGAACGGCTGAACCGGATGATCATCATCTCGGCGATCATCGGTGCCGCTTCCGGAATGATCGGCACCGCGATCAGCGCGGCGGGATACAATTTGTCCACGGGGCCGCTGATCGTGCTTTCCGCCACAGCCATGTTTGCCGTCTCGATGGTGTTCGCCCCCCGAAGAGGACTTCTCGCCAAATGGATCCGTCTGCTCGAAACCCGGCGACGTGTGGCCAGGGAACGCATTTTGTCGGGTCTTTATGATCTCCTCGAACAAAAGCGCGCGGAAACGGTCGGCGCCGCTGAACTGGAGGCTGTGTTTCCCTCATTTCGAAGGGATCTTTCCGTCATGAAACGCTTGGAAAAAGAAGGTGTGCTTCAGCTTTGCAGATCGGGAGCGCGCATCTCGGAAATCGGTTTGACGCCCAAAGGATGGGACGAAGCGAGAGACACGGTGCTCCGGCTGCGCATGCTGGATGTCTGGCTGATGCACGAACACGAACTGGATCAGGTCCTTCCGGACCGGGAGCGGGAAGAAGCCGAGATACCGGAAAGCATCCGTCCGAAGTTGATGGAATTGATCAAGCGGCACAACCTCGATCCTTCCTGGCATCCGAGGCTTCATGAAGGGGGAAGTGCCTCGTGA
- a CDS encoding metal ABC transporter ATP-binding protein, whose amino-acid sequence MGKQAAPVSVRGLSVAYHRKPVLRDIHFDVPEGQLIGIIGPNGAGKSTLIKAILGLLPLAGGEVSIYGKPYDRQRGLVGYVPQRESVDWDFPTDALDVVLMGRYGKLGWFRRPGKEDREMAMDCLKKVGMEAFAHRQISRLSGGQQQRVFLARALAQDARIYFMDEPFAGVDVATEKAIIQVLREMKEQKKTVLVVHHDLQTVREYFDSVLLLNMRLIAAGPTDEVFTEENLKKTYGGRLTVLPGFSGIAVAR is encoded by the coding sequence ATGGGAAAACAAGCAGCACCGGTTTCCGTTCGCGGTCTGTCCGTGGCCTACCACCGGAAGCCGGTCCTCCGTGACATTCATTTCGATGTGCCGGAAGGGCAACTGATCGGCATCATCGGCCCCAACGGCGCGGGAAAGTCCACGCTGATCAAAGCGATCTTGGGACTGCTTCCGCTTGCCGGGGGAGAAGTGTCCATTTACGGGAAACCGTATGACCGTCAACGCGGTCTGGTCGGTTACGTGCCGCAACGGGAATCGGTCGATTGGGACTTCCCGACGGATGCCCTGGACGTGGTGCTGATGGGACGGTACGGGAAGCTCGGATGGTTCCGTCGCCCCGGCAAGGAAGACAGGGAGATGGCCATGGATTGCCTGAAAAAAGTGGGCATGGAGGCGTTCGCTCACCGTCAGATCAGCCGACTGTCAGGCGGCCAGCAACAACGGGTGTTTCTCGCCCGGGCCCTGGCTCAGGACGCCCGCATCTACTTCATGGATGAACCGTTCGCCGGTGTGGATGTCGCGACGGAAAAGGCGATTATCCAGGTCCTCCGTGAGATGAAAGAACAAAAAAAGACGGTGTTGGTCGTTCACCATGACCTGCAAACCGTTCGGGAGTATTTTGACTCCGTGCTGCTTCTGAACATGCGATTGATCGCGGCGGGTCCGACGGACGAAGTGTTCACCGAGGAAAATCTGAAAAAGACATACGGCGGCCGGTTGACCGTTTTGCCAGGGTTCTCCGGCATCGCGGTGGCGAGGTGA
- a CDS encoding metal ABC transporter solute-binding protein, Zn/Mn family, translated as MKPGVRFFILLCTLLLLLPATTGCTGEKKREDGLIRVTVTTGMIGDIVENVGGKLVSVTTLMGPGVDPHFYKASQGDMEKLADADLVFYNGLHLEGKMVEIFGKMSKQKPVVAVTDGIDKDLLLKTADNQYDPHVWFDVKLWMKAVEQVKSTLVKTDPRHKDDYESQAAEYLKELEELDRYVREQLATIPKERRVLVTAHDAFGYFGRAYDMEVVGLQGISTASEYGLKDVQRLVNLLVDRKIKAVFVESSVSKRSLEAVVQGARTRNHEVTIGGELFSDAMGKRGTPEGTYIGMVKHNVNTIVKALR; from the coding sequence TTGAAACCGGGAGTCCGCTTTTTCATTTTGTTGTGCACTTTGCTTCTTTTGCTTCCGGCGACGACGGGATGCACCGGAGAGAAAAAGCGTGAAGACGGTTTGATCCGGGTGACGGTGACAACCGGCATGATCGGAGACATCGTCGAGAATGTGGGCGGGAAACTCGTGAGCGTCACCACGTTGATGGGGCCCGGAGTGGATCCCCACTTCTACAAAGCGTCCCAAGGAGACATGGAAAAACTGGCGGATGCGGATCTGGTTTTTTACAACGGATTGCATCTGGAAGGCAAGATGGTTGAGATCTTCGGGAAAATGTCAAAACAAAAGCCGGTGGTGGCCGTCACGGACGGAATCGACAAAGACCTCCTGTTGAAAACGGCCGACAACCAATACGACCCGCACGTCTGGTTTGACGTGAAATTGTGGATGAAAGCCGTGGAACAGGTGAAATCGACGTTGGTGAAAACGGATCCCCGCCACAAAGACGATTACGAGTCTCAAGCCGCCGAGTATTTGAAGGAGTTGGAAGAACTGGACCGATATGTCCGGGAACAACTGGCGACCATTCCAAAAGAGCGTCGGGTGTTGGTCACCGCCCATGACGCATTCGGGTACTTCGGTCGGGCCTACGACATGGAAGTGGTCGGATTGCAGGGGATCAGTACCGCCTCGGAATACGGTCTCAAGGACGTCCAACGACTGGTCAACCTGCTGGTTGACCGGAAAATCAAGGCGGTTTTCGTGGAATCCAGCGTATCGAAACGCTCCCTCGAAGCCGTGGTGCAGGGAGCACGTACCCGAAATCATGAAGTGACGATCGGGGGAGAACTCTTTTCCGACGCGATGGGCAAACGTGGAACGCCCGAAGGTACCTATATCGGCATGGTCAAACACAACGTGAACACCATTGTCAAAGCGCTTCGATGA
- a CDS encoding DMT family transporter produces the protein MTKRRLADLALTLIAFVWGVTFIMVQDAIQSLPPFLFLTIRFGSSALLIFLYMRLVRVNGDSRENFGRELRYGVILGILLFGGYAFQTFSLLYTTSGKSGFLTGVSVALVPIFAYFVTKSRISLQAATGALCALIGLYLLAFADFGSVNIGDVLAFLCSVFFAFQIIYTGQFSGRCSLLHLVGFQLLTVAVLSGVCSLLTEPWKQALRPEILLDPSVWSALLVTSVFATVLAFIAQTHVQKYTSPARVALIFSLEPVFAALADYVWLGVTLTGRALAGCLLIFGGMLLSELPAVRFPWGRKRHQPE, from the coding sequence ATGACGAAACGCCGGCTGGCCGACTTGGCACTCACCCTGATTGCTTTCGTGTGGGGCGTTACCTTCATCATGGTGCAAGACGCAATCCAAAGTCTGCCCCCGTTTTTGTTTCTCACCATCCGGTTCGGTTCGTCCGCCCTGCTGATCTTCCTGTACATGCGTCTGGTGCGCGTCAACGGGGATTCGCGGGAAAATTTCGGACGGGAATTGCGATACGGCGTGATTCTCGGCATTCTGTTGTTCGGAGGATACGCCTTTCAAACGTTCAGCCTGCTGTACACCACTTCGGGAAAATCCGGTTTTCTGACAGGGGTGTCGGTGGCGCTCGTGCCGATCTTCGCCTATTTTGTCACCAAAAGCCGGATCAGCCTGCAGGCCGCGACCGGTGCACTGTGTGCCCTGATCGGACTGTACCTGCTGGCATTCGCCGATTTCGGCTCGGTCAACATCGGAGATGTGCTCGCCTTTCTGTGCTCCGTCTTTTTCGCTTTTCAAATCATTTACACCGGGCAATTCTCCGGGCGCTGTTCCCTTCTTCATCTTGTGGGCTTCCAGCTTCTGACCGTGGCCGTATTGAGCGGCGTCTGCTCCCTCCTGACGGAACCGTGGAAACAGGCGCTCCGCCCGGAAATCCTGCTGGATCCGTCCGTATGGTCGGCATTGCTCGTCACCTCGGTGTTTGCAACCGTGTTGGCATTCATTGCGCAAACCCACGTCCAAAAATACACCAGCCCGGCCAGGGTGGCCCTGATCTTTTCATTGGAGCCGGTTTTCGCGGCATTGGCCGATTACGTCTGGCTGGGCGTGACCTTGACGGGCCGGGCTCTCGCCGGATGCCTGCTGATTTTCGGCGGCATGTTGTTGTCCGAACTTCCCGCCGTTCGCTTTCCCTGGGGAAGAAAAAGACATCAACCGGAATGA
- a CDS encoding class I SAM-dependent methyltransferase yields MDLLPHAVQERIRFFVSFLRSPLSVGSITPSSEFLAREMVKCVPWDQVSLIVELGAGTGVFTRHIHEKKSPDAIAVIYERDDVLRAELMKKFPGLGYRDDAMNLEHDLLLTEAGAADVILSGLPFAAFPPDRRDRMLDAVHRSLKPGGLFVMFQYSPQMLGQLRKRFSRMEVSLVFSNLPPAIVYTCFK; encoded by the coding sequence GTGGATCTGTTGCCGCATGCCGTACAGGAAAGAATCCGTTTTTTTGTATCGTTTCTCCGTTCTCCGCTCAGCGTGGGAAGCATCACGCCCAGTTCGGAATTTCTGGCCAGGGAAATGGTGAAATGTGTTCCGTGGGATCAAGTGTCGCTCATCGTGGAGCTGGGAGCGGGAACCGGTGTGTTCACCCGCCACATCCATGAAAAAAAATCCCCGGATGCGATCGCGGTGATCTATGAACGGGACGATGTTCTTCGGGCGGAATTGATGAAAAAGTTCCCGGGGCTGGGATATCGGGACGACGCCATGAATCTTGAACACGACCTTCTGTTGACGGAAGCGGGTGCCGCCGACGTGATTTTGTCGGGATTGCCGTTTGCCGCGTTTCCTCCGGACCGGAGGGATCGAATGTTGGATGCGGTGCACCGCAGTCTCAAGCCGGGCGGGTTGTTCGTGATGTTTCAGTATTCACCGCAAATGCTGGGACAGCTCAGAAAACGGTTCAGTCGGATGGAAGTGTCATTGGTTTTCTCCAATCTCCCGCCGGCCATCGTTTATACGTGTTTCAAATGA
- a CDS encoding polysaccharide deacetylase family protein has protein sequence MPESTDSGIRPEQKEKAQAPSGGPDKEEVKRQIQPKAPADHGDQKKGKVEPPEQKKETKPVMKPSSQKPAKAPAVIYKGSGDAKRVALTFDDGPDRHFTLQILEILEKERVPATFFVVGQLAEKHPDILREIDRRGHVIGNHSFSHPVMTRLSSASATRQVEETNRIIRDATGKSPRLFRPPYGAVNKPLIRQVSDQGFHIIQWSVDTRDWAGPSSKKIVHTVKQQVGPGGIILQHSAGGPQLKETVKALPVIIRHLKQEGYEFVTVDQLIGIPAYH, from the coding sequence GTGCCGGAAAGCACGGATTCGGGGATCCGCCCGGAACAGAAAGAGAAGGCTCAGGCGCCATCCGGCGGGCCGGACAAGGAGGAAGTGAAGCGGCAGATCCAGCCGAAAGCCCCGGCAGATCACGGTGACCAAAAGAAAGGGAAAGTTGAACCGCCAGAGCAGAAAAAAGAGACCAAACCCGTGATGAAACCTTCCTCCCAAAAGCCGGCGAAGGCGCCGGCCGTCATCTACAAAGGTTCCGGGGACGCCAAACGGGTGGCACTCACCTTTGACGACGGCCCCGACCGTCATTTCACGTTGCAGATCCTGGAGATCCTGGAGAAGGAGCGCGTTCCGGCCACATTTTTCGTGGTGGGGCAACTCGCCGAAAAACATCCGGACATCTTGCGGGAAATCGACCGAAGGGGTCATGTGATCGGGAACCATTCATTCAGCCATCCGGTGATGACCCGGTTGTCTTCGGCGTCAGCCACCCGCCAGGTGGAGGAAACGAACCGCATCATCCGTGACGCCACCGGGAAGTCCCCCCGACTGTTCCGACCTCCTTACGGAGCGGTCAACAAACCGTTGATCCGGCAGGTGTCCGACCAAGGATTCCACATCATTCAGTGGAGTGTGGATACTCGGGATTGGGCCGGTCCTTCGTCGAAAAAGATCGTACATACCGTCAAACAACAGGTGGGACCGGGCGGCATCATTCTCCAACACAGTGCGGGCGGACCGCAGCTCAAGGAAACCGTGAAAGCTCTTCCGGTCATCATCCGTCATCTGAAGCAGGAAGGGTATGAATTTGTCACCGTGGATCAGTTGATCGGCATTCCGGCGTATCACTGA
- a CDS encoding YitT family protein has product MKRTLLIFTGAVLAAVGIELFLVPNTIIDGGIVGISIILSHLTGIKLGLFLFLLNVPFFLFGYKQIGKTFALSTLFGVAVMSAATYFFGELGHVVTRDLLLAAVFGGIVLGVGVGMVIRFGGSLDGTEVLAIYISKRFPFSVGQVVMFFNLFILGSAGFVFDWNRAMYSLIAYFVAFKMIDITIEGFDETRSVWIISDKPSEIGQALLYRLGRGVTYLNGEGGYTGDDKKVIFCVVTRLEEAKLRTIVEEIDPDAFLAIGHVHDVRGGRFKKKDIH; this is encoded by the coding sequence TTGAAACGGACTCTGTTGATTTTCACCGGTGCGGTGCTTGCGGCCGTGGGCATTGAGCTCTTCTTGGTGCCGAACACCATCATCGATGGCGGAATTGTGGGGATCTCCATCATCCTTTCTCACCTCACCGGAATCAAACTGGGATTGTTCCTGTTCCTTTTGAACGTGCCGTTTTTCCTGTTCGGTTACAAGCAAATCGGCAAAACGTTCGCATTGTCGACGTTGTTCGGTGTTGCCGTCATGTCCGCGGCGACCTATTTCTTCGGGGAATTGGGTCATGTGGTGACTCGCGATTTGCTCCTGGCTGCCGTGTTCGGCGGAATCGTTCTGGGAGTGGGGGTCGGCATGGTGATCCGCTTCGGAGGGTCGCTGGACGGTACCGAGGTGCTGGCCATTTACATCAGCAAGCGGTTTCCGTTCTCCGTCGGCCAGGTCGTCATGTTTTTCAATCTGTTCATCCTCGGCAGCGCCGGTTTTGTCTTCGACTGGAATCGCGCCATGTATTCGCTGATCGCCTATTTCGTGGCGTTCAAAATGATTGACATCACCATCGAAGGTTTTGATGAAACGCGCTCCGTCTGGATCATCAGTGACAAACCGTCGGAAATCGGGCAAGCGCTTCTTTATCGCCTCGGACGGGGAGTCACCTATTTGAACGGGGAAGGCGGGTACACGGGAGATGACAAAAAAGTGATCTTCTGCGTGGTCACCCGTCTGGAAGAGGCCAAACTTCGCACGATCGTCGAGGAGATCGATCCGGATGCGTTTCTGGCGATCGGTCACGTCCACGATGTGAGAGGCGGCAGGTTCAAGAAGAAGGACATTCATTGA
- a CDS encoding DMT family transporter, whose amino-acid sequence MSEARQSVPEKAGKKSKPISRSRAWAYVWIGGALEIVWASGFKYEAVPGWLVIISLLVSFDLIIKATKVIPVGTTYAVFTAIGTVGTVVVDAIFADNFTLIKGFLVLLLLLFVIGLKRTGDEGGRN is encoded by the coding sequence TTGAGCGAGGCCAGGCAATCCGTACCGGAAAAGGCGGGAAAGAAATCGAAGCCGATCAGTCGGAGCAGGGCATGGGCGTACGTTTGGATCGGGGGCGCCCTGGAAATTGTGTGGGCGTCAGGATTCAAATACGAAGCGGTTCCGGGATGGTTGGTCATCATCTCGCTGCTGGTCAGTTTTGATCTGATCATCAAGGCAACCAAAGTGATTCCGGTGGGGACCACGTACGCCGTGTTCACCGCGATCGGAACCGTGGGAACCGTTGTGGTCGATGCCATCTTTGCCGACAACTTCACTTTGATCAAAGGATTCCTTGTTCTGTTGCTGCTGCTGTTTGTGATCGGATTGAAACGGACCGGCGATGAGGGGGGACGCAACTGA
- a CDS encoding DMT family transporter has protein sequence MDWWLLVMAGLMEVVGVIGIKRVSEKDNLFNNILVIGAFIISFQLLLAAMKTISLSTAYAVWTGIGTVGGAVVGMLFFKESKNPVRLLCIAGIIGCVIALKMTE, from the coding sequence ATGGACTGGTGGCTGCTTGTCATGGCCGGTTTGATGGAAGTGGTCGGAGTCATCGGGATCAAACGGGTTTCCGAGAAGGACAATCTGTTCAACAACATTCTCGTGATCGGAGCATTCATCATCAGCTTCCAGCTGCTTCTCGCGGCGATGAAAACGATCTCCCTTTCCACCGCATATGCCGTTTGGACCGGGATCGGAACGGTCGGCGGTGCCGTTGTGGGAATGCTCTTCTTCAAGGAATCCAAAAACCCGGTTCGGCTGCTGTGCATCGCGGGCATCATCGGTTGCGTGATCGCCTTGAAAATGACGGAGTGA
- a CDS encoding DMT family transporter, whose protein sequence is MNHSSASGVHGTHLFLVLTSLFWGSAFVGSKLTVTDVPPSVSAFIRFGLAAVIMLGCLLVRRKPRQLFTGVPWGRLVLLGFIGVAVYNLLFFQGLKWSPASHGSMIVPTLSPVFTFLLGSLWLNKRPDRRQMFGLFVALSGSAVFFAVVLSGEAAGGDTLTGDLCFLAAAVCFAFYTLYGNRVMEILHPFSATALSLLAGSVFMGIAALPDFLNVDWREIRPSYWWMQSYLAVFPTVLAFWFWYRGVQFLGSARTVVFLYLVPVVGTMMAAGVLHERISPWQWVGGALMLTGVWLVNREKNKETGAESY, encoded by the coding sequence ATGAATCATTCGTCCGCTTCCGGAGTTCATGGAACTCATCTGTTTCTGGTGCTGACCTCCCTGTTCTGGGGAAGTGCGTTTGTGGGATCCAAATTGACCGTGACGGACGTTCCGCCGTCCGTGTCCGCCTTCATTCGCTTCGGATTGGCTGCCGTCATCATGCTCGGATGCTTGCTTGTGCGCCGGAAGCCGAGGCAACTGTTCACCGGCGTTCCCTGGGGGCGTCTGGTTCTGCTCGGTTTCATCGGCGTGGCCGTTTACAATCTTCTCTTCTTCCAAGGATTGAAATGGTCTCCCGCTTCCCACGGAAGCATGATTGTCCCGACACTCAGCCCGGTGTTCACGTTTTTGCTGGGATCGCTGTGGTTGAACAAGCGGCCGGATCGCCGCCAAATGTTCGGATTGTTCGTTGCGCTGTCCGGGTCGGCGGTGTTTTTCGCGGTTGTCCTTTCAGGGGAAGCCGCCGGGGGAGACACCCTGACGGGAGACCTCTGTTTTCTGGCGGCTGCCGTCTGCTTCGCCTTTTACACGCTGTACGGCAATCGGGTGATGGAAATCCTTCATCCGTTTTCCGCCACGGCTCTCTCCCTGCTTGCCGGCAGCGTGTTTATGGGCATTGCCGCCTTGCCGGATTTCCTGAATGTCGACTGGAGAGAAATTCGGCCCTCTTACTGGTGGATGCAATCGTATCTGGCCGTTTTTCCCACCGTCCTTGCGTTCTGGTTCTGGTACCGGGGCGTGCAATTTCTCGGATCGGCCCGCACGGTGGTGTTTCTCTATCTCGTTCCGGTGGTGGGCACAATGATGGCCGCAGGAGTGCTGCATGAGCGGATTTCGCCGTGGCAATGGGTCGGCGGAGCCCTGATGTTGACCGGAGTGTGGCTGGTCAATCGGGAGAAGAACAAGGAGACCGGTGCCGAATCCTATTGA
- the ruvC gene encoding crossover junction endodeoxyribonuclease RuvC — MRVMGIDPGIAIVGFGVVDREGNRLKAVEYGSIQTEAGLPVPVRLRQIHEACRTLFALHRPDVVAVEQLFFQRNVTTAFTVGQARGVILLAAEQEGIPVTEYTPMQVKMAVTGYGQAQKKQVQEMVRILLALPGIPKPDDVADALAVAICEAHSAGVRDHAARKGGS, encoded by the coding sequence GTGCGGGTCATGGGAATCGACCCCGGCATCGCCATCGTGGGATTCGGGGTGGTGGACCGGGAGGGAAACCGGCTGAAAGCGGTGGAGTACGGCAGCATACAGACGGAGGCCGGACTTCCCGTACCGGTGCGTCTCCGGCAAATTCATGAAGCGTGCCGAACGTTGTTCGCGCTCCACCGCCCGGATGTGGTGGCGGTGGAGCAATTGTTTTTTCAGCGGAACGTGACGACGGCGTTCACCGTCGGGCAGGCGCGCGGAGTGATTTTGCTTGCGGCGGAACAGGAGGGAATTCCGGTGACCGAGTACACCCCGATGCAGGTGAAAATGGCCGTGACCGGATACGGTCAGGCGCAGAAAAAGCAAGTGCAGGAGATGGTGCGGATCCTTCTGGCACTTCCCGGGATTCCCAAACCGGATGACGTGGCGGATGCGTTGGCGGTGGCGATCTGCGAAGCGCATTCGGCGGGAGTGCGGGACCATGCCGCGCGGAAGGGAGGTTCATGA
- the ruvA gene encoding Holliday junction branch migration protein RuvA: MIDFVRGTVVYHESDSVAVDVGGTGYRVFVTNPVQWEEGREVMLYTHHVVREDAQLLFGFASRRERDLFRVLLEVSGVGPKAAIGMLTVCAPADLVRAIEFEDMKTLTRLPGVGKKTAQRLVLELKDKLKKAGFVSASMRDDGTGSRAESVGTDAPGIADVIAALSALGYNEEEAGEAARLALETGGGESLSLEEWIRRALQQSLRK, from the coding sequence ATGATCGATTTTGTCCGGGGAACCGTGGTGTATCATGAATCGGACAGCGTGGCGGTGGATGTCGGCGGCACCGGGTACCGTGTGTTCGTGACGAATCCCGTTCAATGGGAGGAAGGACGGGAAGTGATGCTCTACACCCACCACGTGGTGCGGGAGGATGCGCAACTCCTGTTCGGTTTTGCCTCGAGACGGGAGCGGGATTTGTTCCGGGTGCTGCTGGAAGTCTCCGGAGTGGGCCCGAAGGCGGCCATCGGCATGCTGACGGTCTGCGCGCCGGCAGATCTGGTTCGGGCCATCGAGTTTGAAGACATGAAAACACTCACCCGTCTGCCGGGAGTCGGAAAAAAAACGGCTCAGCGATTGGTGTTGGAGCTGAAGGACAAGCTGAAAAAGGCCGGTTTTGTCTCGGCATCCATGCGTGACGATGGGACCGGCTCGCGTGCGGAATCGGTCGGGACGGATGCTCCCGGGATCGCCGACGTCATTGCCGCTCTTTCGGCGCTTGGCTATAATGAGGAAGAAGCCGGGGAAGCGGCGCGCCTCGCCCTTGAAACGGGCGGAGGAGAATCGCTTTCCCTGGAAGAGTGGATTCGCAGGGCTCTTCAGCAATCGCTCCGGAAATAG